The following are from one region of the Quercus robur chromosome 1, dhQueRobu3.1, whole genome shotgun sequence genome:
- the LOC126725854 gene encoding ubiquitin-like protein 5, producing the protein MIEVVLNDRLGKKVRVKCNEDDTIGDLKKLVAAQTGTRSEKIRIQKWYNIYKDHITLKDYEIHDGMGLELYYN; encoded by the coding sequence ATGATTGAGGTGGTTCTGAACGATCGGCTAGGAAAGAAGGTGAGAGTGAAGTGCAACGAGGACGACACCATCGGAGACCTGAAGAAACTCGTGGCGGCGCAGACGGGTACCCGGTCCGAGAAGATCCGGATCCAGAAGTGGTACAACATCTACAAGGACCATATCACCCTTAAGGACTATGAAATCCACGACGGCATGGGCCTCGAGCTTTACTACAACTAA
- the LOC126725863 gene encoding uncharacterized protein LOC126725863 isoform X1 yields MFWKLTSLSASSPVESILDKENFTLEELLDEEEIIQECKGLNSRLINFLRDRAQVEQLLRYIVEEPPEESESKRAFKFPFIACEVFTCEIDVILKTLVEEEELMNILFSFLEPTRPHSTLLAGYFSKVVVCLMIRKTVPLMNYVQAHQDVFRQLVDLIGITSIMEVLVRLVGADDHVYPNFIDVMQWLAESNLLEMIVDKLSPSSTPEVHANAAETLCAITRNASSALAIKLSSPSFVARIFGHALEDSHSKSGLVHSLSVCISLLDPKRSVAASPMFHSFRTQHMYEPPITINPETIGAMLPKLGDLLTLLNVSSDEKILPTTYGELRPPLGKHRLKTVEFLAVLLRTGNDAAENELVSSGTIRRVIDLFFEYPYNNSLHHHVESIILSCLESKSDTIVNHLLQDCNLIGRFLQMDKNPILSGDNDQPTIPAAGKRAPRAGNLGHITRISNKLIQFGNSQSRIQAYLQENSEWNEWQATVLQERNAVENVYRWACGRPTALQDRTRDSDDDDLHDRDYDVAALANNLSQAFRYKIYGNEDAEEDHGTLDRDDEDVYFDDESAEVVISSLRLGDDQGSSLFTNSNWFAFQDERIGHAPVSTSEMMDDINLNGTANGGNSSSDDEVVVGEDEELAESKDSVNGTSSSNVNFLNGFTGSGSVNGGILNKENEKASGSHDLGFFRFETPDNEELFGDRPLPDWVGWGDSSDLQQVGGSSVNPFVDHDNSDANPSSQDQLVTSDASSPSSGESILPNGSSTTTASSGDGSVGSDSSQRSAAVPSLFEEDVEFVGVELEGTEKAMEQALKEGIVGEAGPLKRNIVQKVSEKESSDEGGPGMKEFNDANYWRVDQEVAVLE; encoded by the exons ATGTTTTGGAAGCTCACATCTCTCTCTGCCTCTTCACCt GTGGAGTCAATATTAGACAAGGAGAATTTTACTTTGGAAGAGCTGCTAGATGAAGAAGAAATAATTCAAGAATGCAAAGGATTAAACAGTCGTCTTATTAACTT TCTACGAGATAGAGCTCAGGTGGAGCAGTTATTGCGTTATATTGTTGAAGAACCCCCAGAGGAATCTGAAAGCAAACGAGCCTTCAA GTTTCCGTTCATTGCCTGTGAGGTTTTCACATGTGAAATTGATGTTATTTTGAAGACTTTGGTCGAGGAAGAGGAG CTGATGAACATACTCTTCTCATTCTTGGAACCAACTCGTCCTCATAGTACCTTGTTGGCCGGGTATTTTAGCAAG GTTGTTGTATGCCTTATGATACGGAAGACGGTCCCACTTATGAATTATGTTCAA GCTCATCAGGATGTTTTTCGCCAGCTGGTCGATTTGATAGGAATTACATCTATCATGGAG GTTTTGGTTCGACTTGTAGGCGCTGATGACCATGTGTATCCCAATTTTATAGATGTGATGCAATGGTTGGCTGAGAGCAATCTGCTAGAAATGATAGTGGATAAACTAAGTCCATCA AGTACTCCTGAGGTTCATGCTAATGCGGCTGAAACACTATGTGCTATAACTCGAAATGCCTCGTCAGCCCTAGCCATTAAACTTTCTAGTCCAAG CTTTGTTGCAAGGATATTTGGTCATGCATTGGAAGATTCACATTCAAAATCTGGCCTAGTCCACTCGCTCTCTGTCTGTATTTCTTTGCTAGATCCTAAAAGATCAGTTGCAGCTTCTCCCATGTTTCATTCTTTTCGAACTCAACATATGTATGAGCCTCCAATCACCATTAACCCTGAGACAATTGGTGCAATGCTCCCCAAACTTG GTGACTTGCTTACACTTCTAAATGTGTCTTCTGATGAGAAGATACTGCCTACAACATATGGAGAATTGAGGCCTCCACTTGGGAAGCATCGTTTAAAG ACTGTGGAGTTCCTTGCAGTACTATTGAGAACGGGCAATGATGCTGCAGAGAATGAATTGGTCAGCTCGGGAACCATTCGACGAGTCATTGATCTTTTCTTTGA GTACCCATACAATAACTCATTACATCATCATGTGGAGAGTATCATATTGTCATGTTTGGAAAGCAAGAGTGATACTATTGTTAATCATCTACTTCAAGATTGCAATTTGATTGGAAGGTTTCTCCAAATGGATAAAAATCCAATTCTTTCTGGTGACAATGATCAG ccaacaataCCTGCTGCTGGAAAACGGGCACCTCGGGCAGGAAACCTTGGACACATCACTCGTATTTCTAACAAGCTTATTCAGTTCGGAAACAGCCAAAGCCGCATTCAGGCATATCTACAG GAAAATAGTGAATGGAATGAGTGGCAAGCTACTGTTCTGCAGGAGCGCAACGCAGTTGAAAATGTATATCGATGGGCTTGTGG CCGTCCAACTGCATTGCAAGATAGGACAAGGGATAGTGATGACGATGACCTTCATGATAGAGATTATGATGTAGCAGCTCTAGCAAATAATTTGAGCCAGGCCTTCCGCTACAAAATCTACGGGAATGAAGATGCCGAAGAG GACCACGGAACCCTTGATCGTGATGATGAG GATGTCTACTTTGATGATGAATCTGCTGAGGTTGTGATATCATCCTTGAGGCTAGGCGATGACCAAGGGAG TAGTCTGTTCACAAATTCCAACTGGTTTGCATTCCAAGACGAAAGAATTGGTCATGCACCTGTGAGTACATCAGAGATGATGGATGACATAAACTTAAATGGAACTGCAAATGGTGGTAACAGCAGTAGTGATGATGAAGTGGTGGTTGGAGAGGATGAGGAGTTGGCTGAAAGCAAAGATTCTGTCAATGGCACATCTAGTTCAAATGTGAACTTCCTGAACGGGTTTACTGGGAGTGGTTCCGTGAATGGTGGGATTTTGAACAAGGAAAATGAGAAGGCAAGTGGTTCCCATGATTTAGGATTCTTCAGGTTTGAGACACCTGACAATGAGGAGTTGTTTGGAGATAGGCCTTTACCTGATTGGGTGGGATGGGGCGATTCATCTGATCTGCAACAAGTTGGTGGTTCAAGCGTGAATCCATTTGTGGATCATGATAACTCTGATGCAAATCCTTCTAGTCAAGATCAGTTAGTGACTTCTGATGCTAGTTCCCCATCAAGTGGAGAATCCATACTTCCAAATGGCTCTTCAACCACTACAGCTTCTAGTGGTGATGGTTCAGTAGGTAGTGATTCGAGTCAGAGATCTGCTGCTGTGCCCTCATTGTTTGAAGAGGATGTTGAGTTTGTAGGTGTTGAATTAGAAGGTACTGAGAAGGCTATGGAACAGGCTCTTAAGGAGGGGATAGTTGGGGAAGCAGGGCCATTGAAGCGAAACATTGTACAAAAGGTATCAGAGAAGGAGAGTTCCGACGAGGGTGGACCTGGAATGAAGGAGTTCAATGATGCAAATTATTGGAGGGTCGATCAAGAGGTTGCTGTTTTAGAGTGA
- the LOC126725863 gene encoding uncharacterized protein LOC126725863 isoform X2, producing the protein MFWKLTSLSASSPVESILDKENFTLEELLDEEEIIQECKGLNSRLINFLRDRAQVEQLLRYIVEEPPEESESKRAFKFPFIACEVFTCEIDVILKTLVEEEELMNILFSFLEPTRPHSTLLAGYFSKVVVCLMIRKTVPLMNYVQAHQDVFRQLVDLIGITSIMEVLVRLVGADDHVYPNFIDVMQWLAESNLLEMIVDKLSPSSTPEVHANAAETLCAITRNASSALAIKLSSPSFVARIFGHALEDSHSKSGLVHSLSVCISLLDPKRSVAASPMFHSFRTQHMYEPPITINPETIGAMLPKLGDLLTLLNVSSDEKILPTTYGELRPPLGKHRLKTVEFLAVLLRTGNDAAENELVSSGTIRRVIDLFFEYPYNNSLHHHVESIILSCLESKSDTIVNHLLQDCNLIGRFLQMDKNPILSGDNDQPTIPAAGKRAPRAGNLGHITRISNKLIQFGNSQSRIQAYLQENSEWNEWQATVLQERNAVENVYRWACGRPTALQDRTRDSDDDDLHDRDYDVAALANNLSQAFRYKIYGNEDAEEDHGTLDRDDEDVYFDDESAEVVISSLRLGDDQGSLFTNSNWFAFQDERIGHAPVSTSEMMDDINLNGTANGGNSSSDDEVVVGEDEELAESKDSVNGTSSSNVNFLNGFTGSGSVNGGILNKENEKASGSHDLGFFRFETPDNEELFGDRPLPDWVGWGDSSDLQQVGGSSVNPFVDHDNSDANPSSQDQLVTSDASSPSSGESILPNGSSTTTASSGDGSVGSDSSQRSAAVPSLFEEDVEFVGVELEGTEKAMEQALKEGIVGEAGPLKRNIVQKVSEKESSDEGGPGMKEFNDANYWRVDQEVAVLE; encoded by the exons ATGTTTTGGAAGCTCACATCTCTCTCTGCCTCTTCACCt GTGGAGTCAATATTAGACAAGGAGAATTTTACTTTGGAAGAGCTGCTAGATGAAGAAGAAATAATTCAAGAATGCAAAGGATTAAACAGTCGTCTTATTAACTT TCTACGAGATAGAGCTCAGGTGGAGCAGTTATTGCGTTATATTGTTGAAGAACCCCCAGAGGAATCTGAAAGCAAACGAGCCTTCAA GTTTCCGTTCATTGCCTGTGAGGTTTTCACATGTGAAATTGATGTTATTTTGAAGACTTTGGTCGAGGAAGAGGAG CTGATGAACATACTCTTCTCATTCTTGGAACCAACTCGTCCTCATAGTACCTTGTTGGCCGGGTATTTTAGCAAG GTTGTTGTATGCCTTATGATACGGAAGACGGTCCCACTTATGAATTATGTTCAA GCTCATCAGGATGTTTTTCGCCAGCTGGTCGATTTGATAGGAATTACATCTATCATGGAG GTTTTGGTTCGACTTGTAGGCGCTGATGACCATGTGTATCCCAATTTTATAGATGTGATGCAATGGTTGGCTGAGAGCAATCTGCTAGAAATGATAGTGGATAAACTAAGTCCATCA AGTACTCCTGAGGTTCATGCTAATGCGGCTGAAACACTATGTGCTATAACTCGAAATGCCTCGTCAGCCCTAGCCATTAAACTTTCTAGTCCAAG CTTTGTTGCAAGGATATTTGGTCATGCATTGGAAGATTCACATTCAAAATCTGGCCTAGTCCACTCGCTCTCTGTCTGTATTTCTTTGCTAGATCCTAAAAGATCAGTTGCAGCTTCTCCCATGTTTCATTCTTTTCGAACTCAACATATGTATGAGCCTCCAATCACCATTAACCCTGAGACAATTGGTGCAATGCTCCCCAAACTTG GTGACTTGCTTACACTTCTAAATGTGTCTTCTGATGAGAAGATACTGCCTACAACATATGGAGAATTGAGGCCTCCACTTGGGAAGCATCGTTTAAAG ACTGTGGAGTTCCTTGCAGTACTATTGAGAACGGGCAATGATGCTGCAGAGAATGAATTGGTCAGCTCGGGAACCATTCGACGAGTCATTGATCTTTTCTTTGA GTACCCATACAATAACTCATTACATCATCATGTGGAGAGTATCATATTGTCATGTTTGGAAAGCAAGAGTGATACTATTGTTAATCATCTACTTCAAGATTGCAATTTGATTGGAAGGTTTCTCCAAATGGATAAAAATCCAATTCTTTCTGGTGACAATGATCAG ccaacaataCCTGCTGCTGGAAAACGGGCACCTCGGGCAGGAAACCTTGGACACATCACTCGTATTTCTAACAAGCTTATTCAGTTCGGAAACAGCCAAAGCCGCATTCAGGCATATCTACAG GAAAATAGTGAATGGAATGAGTGGCAAGCTACTGTTCTGCAGGAGCGCAACGCAGTTGAAAATGTATATCGATGGGCTTGTGG CCGTCCAACTGCATTGCAAGATAGGACAAGGGATAGTGATGACGATGACCTTCATGATAGAGATTATGATGTAGCAGCTCTAGCAAATAATTTGAGCCAGGCCTTCCGCTACAAAATCTACGGGAATGAAGATGCCGAAGAG GACCACGGAACCCTTGATCGTGATGATGAG GATGTCTACTTTGATGATGAATCTGCTGAGGTTGTGATATCATCCTTGAGGCTAGGCGATGACCAAGGGAG TCTGTTCACAAATTCCAACTGGTTTGCATTCCAAGACGAAAGAATTGGTCATGCACCTGTGAGTACATCAGAGATGATGGATGACATAAACTTAAATGGAACTGCAAATGGTGGTAACAGCAGTAGTGATGATGAAGTGGTGGTTGGAGAGGATGAGGAGTTGGCTGAAAGCAAAGATTCTGTCAATGGCACATCTAGTTCAAATGTGAACTTCCTGAACGGGTTTACTGGGAGTGGTTCCGTGAATGGTGGGATTTTGAACAAGGAAAATGAGAAGGCAAGTGGTTCCCATGATTTAGGATTCTTCAGGTTTGAGACACCTGACAATGAGGAGTTGTTTGGAGATAGGCCTTTACCTGATTGGGTGGGATGGGGCGATTCATCTGATCTGCAACAAGTTGGTGGTTCAAGCGTGAATCCATTTGTGGATCATGATAACTCTGATGCAAATCCTTCTAGTCAAGATCAGTTAGTGACTTCTGATGCTAGTTCCCCATCAAGTGGAGAATCCATACTTCCAAATGGCTCTTCAACCACTACAGCTTCTAGTGGTGATGGTTCAGTAGGTAGTGATTCGAGTCAGAGATCTGCTGCTGTGCCCTCATTGTTTGAAGAGGATGTTGAGTTTGTAGGTGTTGAATTAGAAGGTACTGAGAAGGCTATGGAACAGGCTCTTAAGGAGGGGATAGTTGGGGAAGCAGGGCCATTGAAGCGAAACATTGTACAAAAGGTATCAGAGAAGGAGAGTTCCGACGAGGGTGGACCTGGAATGAAGGAGTTCAATGATGCAAATTATTGGAGGGTCGATCAAGAGGTTGCTGTTTTAGAGTGA